In a single window of the Paraclostridium sordellii genome:
- the srtB gene encoding class B sortase, which produces MKKIFKIVINILLILILVYSGFNIYIKLSDYKRASNTYNQLRTTYEETDNSQKNQSLYSINNDFKFWLKVDNTNINYPVVQYKNNSFYLNHDFYKNISSSGSIFMDYRDNKDSQNIILYGHNMKNKTMFNNLIKFKNENFFNENNKIRIIKDNKEYIYEIFSVYTIDGEYNYLTTNFDTSQDFKKYIENIRSKSLFKSNVDVTDSDKIITLSTCSYEFDNARTVVHGKLITTNTKQ; this is translated from the coding sequence TTGAAAAAAATATTTAAAATAGTAATAAACATTTTATTAATTTTAATACTTGTATATAGTGGTTTCAATATATATATTAAACTCTCAGATTATAAAAGAGCATCTAATACTTATAATCAACTTCGTACTACTTATGAAGAAACTGATAATTCACAAAAAAATCAATCTCTCTATTCTATAAATAATGATTTTAAATTTTGGTTAAAGGTTGATAATACTAATATTAATTATCCTGTAGTTCAATATAAAAATAATAGCTTTTATCTAAACCATGATTTTTATAAGAATATAAGTAGTTCTGGAAGCATTTTTATGGATTATCGAGATAATAAAGATTCTCAAAATATAATTTTATATGGTCATAATATGAAAAATAAAACTATGTTTAATAATTTGATAAAATTTAAAAATGAAAACTTTTTTAATGAAAATAACAAAATCAGAATAATAAAAGATAATAAAGAGTACATATATGAAATCTTTTCTGTATATACAATAGACGGAGAATATAATTACTTAACAACAAATTTTGATACTTCGCAAGATTTTAAAAAATATATTGAAAACATAAGAAGTAAATCATTATTTAAATCTAATGTAGATGTAACCGATAGCGACAAGATAATAACATTATCTACTTGTAGTTATGAATTTGATAATGCAAGAACTGTAGTTCATGGTAAATTAATAACTACAAATACAAAACAATAA
- a CDS encoding 4Fe-4S dicluster domain-containing protein, producing MDYKLSLNQADKILNDLQKEYRIYAPKVFEGEGRHSYTNFVKYGEINSFSEVEYKTKSQGSPKEVLLPINHTLAIKINGQEISTTKDTDERKILILLRSCDIHGITRIDKTFINDEYYKNRRDKVKFMVMECPKSWDTCFCVSLGTNKTDNYSMGIKFDENTISIKVKDNEFEKYFENNFTEDNFEIRFAIENEMKVKVPNIEIWDKQALDKVKSLDIWNEYKNRCIGCGACNMSCITCTCMLTSNIVHRENKDLEEKRRTWNGCQLVKSSALKTKSMPQIVPTRVRQRVLDKFYRPKLKESKEQVCVGCGRCIDACPRYINFANTVNRVSSELDNIYKEFGREINE from the coding sequence ATGGATTATAAATTATCATTAAATCAAGCAGATAAGATATTAAATGATCTTCAAAAAGAATATAGAATATATGCTCCTAAAGTTTTTGAAGGAGAAGGAAGACATAGTTATACGAATTTCGTTAAGTATGGTGAGATAAATTCTTTTTCAGAAGTTGAATATAAAACTAAGTCACAAGGATCTCCAAAAGAGGTATTGCTTCCAATAAACCATACACTAGCTATTAAAATTAATGGACAGGAAATAAGTACAACTAAAGATACAGATGAAAGGAAAATATTAATATTACTTCGTTCTTGTGACATACATGGAATAACTAGAATTGATAAAACATTTATTAACGATGAATACTATAAAAACAGAAGAGATAAAGTTAAGTTTATGGTAATGGAATGTCCTAAGTCTTGGGATACTTGTTTTTGTGTTTCATTAGGAACTAATAAAACAGACAATTATTCTATGGGGATTAAATTTGATGAAAATACTATATCAATAAAAGTAAAAGATAATGAATTTGAAAAGTATTTTGAAAATAATTTTACTGAAGATAATTTTGAAATTAGATTTGCAATTGAAAATGAGATGAAAGTTAAAGTTCCAAATATTGAAATTTGGGATAAACAAGCGCTTGATAAAGTTAAATCACTTGATATATGGAATGAATATAAAAATCGTTGTATAGGATGTGGAGCTTGCAATATGTCATGTATAACCTGTACGTGTATGCTGACTTCAAATATAGTACATAGAGAAAATAAAGATTTAGAAGAAAAAAGAAGAACATGGAACGGTTGTCAGTTAGTTAAGTCATCAGCATTAAAAACTAAGTCAATGCCTCAAATTGTACCAACAAGAGTTAGACAAAGAGTACTAGATAAATTCTATAGACCAAAATTAAAAGAATCTAAAGAACAGGTTTGTGTAGGCTGTGGACGTTGTATAGATGCATGTCCAAGATATATAAATTTTGCTAATACAGTAAACAGAGTAAGTAGTGAACTTGATAATATATATAAAGAATTTGGAAGAGAAATTAACGAATAG
- a CDS encoding ferredoxin hydrogenase produces MNNITINGKRLSVDSDKTILQIAMENNIEIPTLCFLSDCNNMNECGVCLVEIKGQDKLARACHEKTKDNMIINTASKKVQIAVRERISEILNDHNLECGKCSRLHSCELLKLVKKTNAKVTNPFKTYNSSDLIDSRSKSIVLDKSKCVKCGRCVAACKGKSGTEVMHFLKENNRKIVGPDDLKCFDSTNCLLCGQCVAACPVGALYEKSHINRVLDALNNPKKHVLVGIAPSIRTSVGEMFKMGYGIDVTNKVYSALRHLGFNKVFDVNFAADTTILEEGTELIERIKNNGPFPMFTSCCPGWIRLAENYYPELLNNISSAKSPQQMFGAISKSYYPFIENLDPEDIFTVSIMPCTAKKFEADRPEMVNNNIKNIDAVLTTRELVKLIQDSNIDFSMLEESDVDPVMGEYTGAATIFGATGGVMEAALRTATDLLEGVSLEEIDYEATRGLDGFKEATVNICDNNYNIAIINGASNFFEFMNNSMLNKKNYHFIEVMACPGGCVNGGGQPHVDSIVKEDLNIKSLRASVLYNQDKNLPKRKSHKNAAVLKMYDTFMGKPTKGKAHELLHVTYIPKNID; encoded by the coding sequence ATGAATAATATAACCATAAATGGAAAAAGGTTATCAGTTGATTCTGATAAAACTATTTTACAAATAGCTATGGAAAATAATATAGAAATTCCGACACTATGTTTCTTAAGTGATTGTAATAATATGAATGAGTGTGGAGTATGTCTGGTAGAAATTAAAGGTCAAGATAAGTTAGCTAGAGCATGCCACGAAAAAACAAAAGATAATATGATTATTAATACTGCTAGTAAAAAAGTTCAGATTGCTGTAAGAGAAAGAATTAGTGAGATATTAAATGATCACAATCTAGAATGTGGTAAATGTAGTAGATTACATAGCTGTGAATTATTAAAGTTAGTTAAGAAAACTAATGCAAAAGTAACAAATCCATTTAAAACTTATAATTCATCTGATTTAATAGATTCAAGAAGTAAGTCTATAGTTTTAGATAAATCAAAGTGTGTGAAATGTGGGAGATGTGTAGCTGCTTGCAAAGGTAAATCTGGAACTGAAGTTATGCATTTTCTAAAAGAAAACAATAGAAAAATTGTTGGGCCAGATGATTTAAAATGTTTTGATTCAACAAACTGTTTATTATGTGGTCAATGTGTAGCTGCTTGTCCTGTGGGTGCATTGTATGAAAAAAGCCATATAAATAGGGTTTTAGATGCTCTAAATAATCCTAAAAAACATGTATTGGTAGGTATAGCTCCTTCAATAAGAACTTCTGTTGGGGAAATGTTCAAAATGGGGTATGGAATAGACGTTACAAATAAAGTTTATTCAGCTCTTAGACATTTAGGATTTAATAAAGTTTTTGATGTTAACTTTGCTGCTGACACAACTATATTAGAAGAAGGAACAGAACTTATAGAAAGAATTAAAAATAATGGTCCTTTCCCTATGTTTACATCTTGTTGCCCAGGCTGGATAAGATTAGCTGAAAATTATTACCCTGAATTGCTTAATAATATTTCTAGTGCTAAATCACCACAACAAATGTTTGGAGCTATAAGTAAAAGTTATTATCCATTTATAGAAAATTTAGATCCTGAGGATATATTCACAGTATCTATAATGCCTTGTACTGCTAAAAAGTTTGAAGCAGATAGACCTGAAATGGTGAATAATAATATTAAGAACATAGATGCGGTTTTAACTACAAGAGAATTAGTTAAACTTATTCAAGATAGTAATATAGATTTTTCTATGCTAGAAGAAAGTGATGTAGATCCAGTTATGGGTGAGTACACTGGAGCAGCAACTATTTTTGGAGCAACAGGCGGAGTTATGGAGGCTGCATTAAGAACAGCAACTGATTTATTAGAAGGAGTTTCTTTAGAGGAAATAGATTATGAAGCCACAAGAGGTTTAGATGGTTTTAAGGAAGCAACTGTTAATATCTGTGACAATAATTATAATATTGCAATTATAAATGGGGCCTCTAACTTCTTTGAGTTTATGAATAATTCAATGCTTAATAAAAAAAATTATCATTTTATAGAGGTTATGGCTTGTCCTGGTGGATGTGTGAATGGTGGTGGTCAGCCTCATGTAGATTCTATAGTAAAAGAAGACTTAAATATAAAATCATTGAGAGCTTCAGTTTTATATAATCAGGATAAAAATCTTCCAAAAAGAAAATCCCATAAAAATGCTGCTGTTTTAAAAATGTATGATACATTTATGGGTAAACCTACAAAAGGTAAAGCTCATGAATTATTACATGTAACATATATACCTAAAAATATAGATTAG
- a CDS encoding sensor histidine kinase: protein MGKINMTTYTIDNLEDLLDKIPYEIWLKDKNGKHIYINKLGAEKLGLSKEEIIGKTDFDIRPYPIANKCFKTDEILMKNPDLELYNTEESISGNQDICYKVSKFSIKNKTDDIILGGIAEEISLEKSIQNEIEKIMTIENNSYNIQNYYMNFLNKKLKALNVLLKSLNIDIFLYNEKDNILKLYMSADEKNSVFDKDSKIIINKEMKKFLESENIYYNSNSTLYSKIMEIKNDKYMDSYISKFYNLKIADNLFSLIHIHYNSKKDIKYKDDLSISYILKKICLLIFQIEKNNILFSNLEQEKDSLQGAIDFEYIKSSFFANISHEFRTPVNIILSIVQLLELDIHSGYKNLNQENYINYLNILKQNSYRLLRLVNNVVDTAKIDSNFFELDLSNYNIVKIVEDITMSTVKFIESKNKKIIFDTNSEEVILLCDPDKIERILLNLISNAVKFSFPNSVIRVNLFLNKKEERVYISVINDGNTITENESKKIFEQFTQSDNLFRRKTEGSGIGLFLAKYFIEMHNGKIWIELENKEAVEFKFYLPINIGTVIKDKKLYNQYDSPCKNKRIYKCNVEFSDIYDI, encoded by the coding sequence ATGGGTAAAATTAATATGACTACTTATACAATTGACAACCTTGAAGATTTATTAGATAAAATACCATATGAAATTTGGTTAAAAGATAAGAATGGCAAACACATATACATAAATAAGTTAGGCGCAGAAAAATTAGGATTATCAAAAGAAGAAATAATAGGCAAAACAGATTTTGATATTAGACCATATCCAATTGCTAATAAATGTTTTAAAACAGATGAAATTTTAATGAAGAATCCTGATTTAGAGTTATATAATACTGAAGAAAGTATAAGTGGTAATCAAGATATATGTTATAAAGTAAGTAAGTTTTCTATAAAGAACAAAACGGATGATATAATTTTAGGAGGCATAGCAGAAGAAATTAGCTTGGAAAAAAGCATTCAAAATGAAATAGAGAAAATTATGACTATAGAAAACAATTCATATAATATCCAAAATTATTATATGAATTTCTTAAACAAAAAGCTTAAAGCATTGAATGTGCTTTTAAAAAGTTTAAATATAGATATCTTTTTATATAACGAAAAAGATAATATATTAAAACTTTATATGAGTGCAGACGAAAAAAATAGTGTATTTGATAAAGATAGTAAAATCATAATTAATAAAGAAATGAAAAAATTTTTGGAAAGTGAGAATATATACTATAATTCAAATAGTACATTATATTCTAAAATAATGGAAATTAAAAATGATAAATATATGGATAGTTATATATCTAAATTTTATAATTTAAAAATAGCTGACAATCTTTTTTCATTAATACATATTCATTATAATAGTAAAAAAGATATAAAATATAAAGATGACTTGTCAATTAGTTATATACTAAAAAAAATATGCTTATTAATATTTCAAATAGAAAAAAACAATATACTATTCTCCAATCTAGAACAAGAAAAAGACAGTTTACAGGGTGCTATTGATTTTGAATATATAAAATCTAGTTTTTTTGCAAATATATCTCATGAATTTAGAACTCCTGTAAATATAATATTATCAATAGTACAATTATTAGAGTTAGATATACACTCTGGTTATAAAAATTTGAATCAAGAAAATTATATAAATTATTTAAATATACTAAAACAAAATTCATATAGACTTTTACGTTTAGTTAATAACGTTGTAGATACTGCAAAAATTGATAGCAATTTTTTCGAATTAGATTTAAGCAACTACAATATAGTTAAAATAGTCGAAGACATTACTATGTCTACAGTTAAATTTATAGAGTCTAAAAATAAAAAAATAATATTTGACACGAATTCAGAAGAAGTAATTTTACTTTGTGATCCTGATAAAATAGAAAGAATACTTTTAAATCTTATATCAAATGCAGTAAAGTTTTCATTTCCTAATAGTGTAATACGAGTAAATTTATTCTTAAATAAAAAAGAAGAAAGAGTATATATTTCAGTTATAAATGATGGAAACACAATAACTGAGAACGAATCTAAAAAGATATTTGAACAATTTACACAAAGTGATAATCTCTTTAGAAGAAAAACAGAAGGAAGTGGAATAGGATTATTTTTGGCTAAATACTTTATTGAAATGCACAATGGTAAAATATGGATTGAGTTGGAAAATAAAGAAGCAGTTGAGTTTAAATTCTATTTACCTATTAATATTGGGACTGTTATAAAAGATAAAAAATTATATAATCAATATGATTCACCTTGTAAAAATAAACGAATCTATAAATGTAACGTTGAATTTTCAGATATATATGATATATAA
- the asrC gene encoding sulfite reductase subunit C — MNKDINIDKLRINCFRESKVPGEFMFQMRVPGGVTEAKHLRLVQDIAEKYGNGLFHIGTRQTFSIPGIKYENIDKVNKLVKSYIYEVEVEQCGVDMDVNEYGYPTIGARNIAGCIGAQHCIKANTKVSTLAKKLEKIIFPSNYHIKINIAGCPNDCVKAHMSDFGIIGVTIPQYDYTRCVGCGACARACKAHSTGAIIEENGKVIRNEELCIGCGECIEACPTRAFTRTKDPFYRIIIGGRTSKKTPRIGEIFLDYITEEVLFKVLKNWEPFSRDTLGGIPKYLHGGHLMDTAGYMKFKELMLKDVKLNKEAKVASRLNWKEHEYKANINVK, encoded by the coding sequence ATGAACAAGGATATAAATATAGATAAATTACGCATAAACTGTTTTAGAGAATCAAAGGTTCCAGGTGAATTTATGTTTCAAATGAGAGTTCCCGGTGGAGTTACAGAAGCTAAACATTTAAGACTAGTACAAGATATAGCCGAAAAATATGGAAATGGATTGTTTCATATAGGAACTAGACAAACTTTTAGTATTCCAGGAATTAAATATGAAAATATCGATAAAGTTAATAAACTTGTAAAATCATATATATATGAGGTAGAAGTTGAGCAATGTGGTGTGGATATGGATGTAAATGAATATGGATATCCAACTATAGGAGCAAGAAATATAGCTGGATGTATAGGGGCACAACATTGTATAAAAGCAAATACTAAAGTCTCTACATTAGCAAAAAAATTAGAAAAAATAATTTTCCCAAGTAACTATCATATAAAAATAAATATAGCTGGATGTCCAAATGATTGTGTCAAAGCTCACATGAGTGACTTTGGAATAATTGGAGTTACTATACCACAGTATGATTATACTAGATGTGTAGGGTGTGGAGCTTGTGCAAGAGCGTGCAAAGCTCATTCAACTGGCGCTATAATAGAAGAAAATGGTAAGGTTATAAGAAATGAAGAGCTATGTATAGGATGTGGAGAGTGTATAGAAGCTTGTCCAACTAGAGCTTTTACGAGAACAAAAGATCCATTTTACAGAATAATTATAGGTGGTAGAACTAGTAAAAAAACTCCAAGGATTGGAGAAATATTCTTAGATTATATTACAGAAGAAGTTTTATTTAAAGTTCTTAAAAACTGGGAGCCATTTTCAAGAGATACATTAGGAGGCATACCTAAATATCTACATGGAGGCCATTTAATGGATACAGCTGGATATATGAAATTTAAAGAATTAATGTTAAAAGATGTTAAATTAAATAAAGAGGCTAAAGTCGCTAGTAGACTAAACTGGAAAGAACACGAGTATAAAGCTAATATAAATGTAAAATAA
- a CDS encoding universal stress protein: protein MKKTLISIDGSEKSQKSLDFIIKNFSKNDVEIMLMSVSDISLTNITNKMIVDMKIDECKNKLQGYKVEKYLAFGDPGHEIISKAIDGKFDAIIMTKSTKKNLIDSIGSVTLYVVKKSKCTVIILPE, encoded by the coding sequence ATGAAAAAAACATTAATTTCAATTGATGGAAGTGAAAAAAGTCAAAAATCTTTAGATTTTATAATAAAAAACTTTTCTAAAAATGACGTTGAAATAATGTTGATGAGTGTTAGTGATATTAGTCTAACTAACATTACAAATAAAATGATTGTAGATATGAAGATAGATGAATGTAAAAATAAATTGCAAGGATACAAAGTGGAAAAATATTTGGCATTTGGAGATCCTGGTCATGAAATTATATCGAAAGCAATAGATGGAAAATTCGATGCAATAATAATGACTAAATCTACTAAAAAGAACCTTATTGATTCGATAGGTTCTGTAACTTTATATGTAGTGAAAAAATCTAAATGTACAGTTATAATACTTCCTGAATAA
- a CDS encoding DUF6054 family protein, which produces MAQKVFKVRLNPLEVQDLIEKNIYEELVFSDAYDLGSGKYILITVYDKYYMRTGSNTGLVIVCENTTENTIVKITSTGSGSGLLGIDWGSGESFIKKVKEIISEYII; this is translated from the coding sequence ATGGCGCAGAAAGTATTTAAAGTAAGATTGAATCCTTTAGAAGTTCAAGATCTTATAGAAAAAAATATATATGAAGAGTTGGTCTTTTCAGATGCATATGATTTAGGTAGTGGAAAATATATATTAATTACAGTATATGATAAATACTATATGAGAACAGGTAGTAATACTGGCTTGGTAATTGTTTGTGAAAATACAACAGAAAATACAATAGTTAAGATTACTTCAACAGGTAGTGGATCTGGATTACTTGGTATTGATTGGGGTTCAGGAGAAAGCTTTATCAAAAAAGTAAAAGAAATTATTTCAGAATATATTATTTAA
- a CDS encoding DUF1413 domain-containing protein: MNKLLAHCIKEIEYIHEEEVFTVKDLFKGYVWNRLSTGERRNIGYIFKNYIYENKDLNIVHIIKNQNVKESKLQYKKVKKK, translated from the coding sequence ATGAATAAATTATTGGCGCATTGTATAAAAGAGATAGAATATATTCATGAAGAAGAAGTTTTTACAGTTAAAGATTTATTCAAAGGATATGTATGGAATAGATTGAGTACAGGTGAAAGAAGAAATATTGGATATATTTTCAAAAACTATATATATGAAAATAAGGACTTAAATATCGTTCATATAATAAAAAATCAAAATGTAAAAGAAAGTAAATTGCAATATAAAAAAGTAAAGAAAAAATAA
- a CDS encoding immunoglobulin-like domain-containing protein yields MRRRKSNLKNKMVGAITTTMIIQSIPLGVFANDATSDVSVPSNIEHKTNSKSEESNIIANSENKEVKSEEGSVIEDSKNKEVKSEKNNVVFDSENKETRVGSAEIVNIPDINLKKAINKQLSQPENSDITKQQLESIKSLISENSKITSIEGIENCTNLTILNLNGNNIQDISYLKNLNKLETLRLNKNNISDLNPLKNLINLKNLDLGINKISNIEPLSSLVNLNILELGLNKISDIRPLSNLKNLKTLRMMNNQISDLNPISSLTNLNFLNLESNQISDLNPISGLTNLDFLKLGMNKISNVKPISKLNKLTTLDLKRNNIIDISSLAGLAKLTNLNISEQKYTLKEIKVGKGKNLSIPNPIIDTDGFVSNITNVSDGGSFNSSKNSIDWGTINESKDLTFEFDKNINLGKANGVFSGVITQPVLISSLPVINGADNVSIKEGTPFNPMAGVTATDTEDGNITKDIKVTGTVDTDKPGKYELTYTVTDTDGNTSTVKRIVTVNPKMVAINNPPVIKAEDKTIKVGDKFNPMTGVTANDKEDGNITKDIKVIEDTVNTSKPGTYKVVYEVTDSKGSTATKTITVTVISNDKPVISGADNISIKEGTPFNPMAGVTATDTEDGNITKDIKVTGIVDTDKPGKYELTYTVTDKDGNTTTVKRTVIVNPKMVAINNIPVINGENKTIKVGDKFNPMTGVTAIDKEDGNITKDIKVIENTVDTSKPGTYKVVYEVTDSKGATATKTITVTVISNDKPVISGADNISIKEGTPFNPMAGVTATDTEDGNITKDIKVTGIVDTDKPGKYELTYTVTDKDGNTTTVKRTVIVNPKIVEINAIPVINAENKTIKVGDKFNPMTGVTATDKEDGNITKDIKVIKNTVDTSKPGTYKVIYEVTDSQGETSTKTITVTVQSNSNKNNMNVNNITNTSNPSNIQHNNLSDETKQSFLSNPQTGDIGVMGYLGLGATALVGLFANRKKNK; encoded by the coding sequence TTGAGAAGAAGAAAGTCTAATTTAAAAAACAAAATGGTAGGGGCCATTACTACAACAATGATAATTCAATCAATACCATTAGGAGTTTTTGCAAATGATGCAACAAGTGATGTTAGTGTACCTTCAAATATTGAGCATAAAACAAACTCTAAAAGTGAGGAAAGTAATATAATAGCTAATAGTGAGAATAAAGAGGTTAAAAGTGAGGAAGGTAGTGTAATAGAAGATAGTAAAAATAAAGAAGTTAAAAGTGAAAAAAATAATGTAGTATTTGATAGTGAGAATAAAGAAACTAGAGTTGGTTCTGCTGAAATAGTAAATATACCAGATATTAACTTAAAAAAAGCAATAAATAAACAATTGAGTCAACCTGAAAACTCAGATATTACAAAACAACAATTAGAGTCTATAAAAAGTTTAATATCTGAAAATAGTAAGATTACATCTATTGAAGGTATTGAAAATTGTACTAATTTAACAATTTTAAATTTAAATGGTAATAACATACAAGATATTAGTTATTTAAAGAATCTAAACAAATTAGAGACTTTAAGATTAAATAAAAATAATATATCAGATTTAAATCCTTTAAAAAATCTTATAAATTTAAAAAATTTAGATTTAGGGATAAATAAAATAAGTAATATAGAGCCTTTATCTAGTTTAGTTAATTTAAATATATTAGAGTTAGGACTAAATAAAATAAGTGATATAAGACCACTATCTAATTTAAAAAATCTAAAAACATTAAGAATGATGAACAATCAGATAAGTGATTTAAACCCTATTTCGAGCCTAACAAATTTGAACTTTTTAAATTTAGAAAGCAATCAGATAAGTGACTTAAATCCTATTTCAGGGCTAACAAATTTAGACTTTTTAAAACTAGGAATGAATAAAATAAGCAATGTAAAACCCATATCAAAATTGAATAAATTAACTACACTAGATTTAAAAAGAAATAATATAATTGATATAAGTAGTTTAGCAGGTTTAGCAAAATTAACTAATTTAAATATATCTGAACAAAAATATACATTGAAAGAAATAAAGGTTGGAAAAGGGAAGAATCTAAGTATACCTAATCCTATAATTGATACTGATGGATTTGTATCAAATATAACCAATGTAAGTGATGGGGGAAGTTTCAATAGCTCAAAAAATAGCATAGACTGGGGAACTATAAATGAAAGTAAAGATTTAACCTTTGAATTTGATAAGAATATTAATCTTGGTAAGGCTAATGGAGTTTTTAGTGGTGTTATAACTCAACCAGTTCTAATAAGTTCATTACCTGTAATAAATGGAGCAGATAATGTAAGTATAAAAGAGGGAACTCCATTTAATCCAATGGCTGGAGTTACTGCAACTGACACTGAAGACGGTAATATTACTAAAGACATTAAAGTAACTGGTACAGTTGATACAGACAAGCCTGGTAAATATGAGTTAACTTACACAGTAACTGATACAGATGGTAATACTAGTACAGTTAAAAGAATAGTAACTGTAAATCCTAAGATGGTAGCAATAAATAATCCTCCTGTGATAAAAGCAGAAGATAAAACAATAAAAGTTGGAGATAAGTTTAATCCAATGACAGGGGTTACTGCTAATGATAAAGAAGATGGTAATATTACTAAAGATATAAAGGTAATAGAAGATACAGTTAATACAAGTAAACCAGGAACATATAAAGTAGTTTATGAAGTTACAGATAGTAAGGGATCAACAGCAACTAAAACTATAACTGTAACAGTAATAAGTAATGATAAACCGGTAATAAGTGGTGCAGATAATATAAGTATAAAAGAAGGAACTCCATTTAATCCAATGGCCGGAGTTACTGCAACTGACACTGAAGATGGTAATATTACTAAAGACATTAAAGTAACTGGTATAGTTGATACAGACAAGCCTGGTAAATATGAATTAACATATACAGTAACTGATAAGGATGGTAATACTACTACAGTTAAAAGAACTGTAATTGTAAATCCTAAGATGGTAGCAATAAATAATATACCTGTGATAAATGGAGAAAACAAAACTATAAAAGTAGGGGATAAGTTTAATCCAATGACAGGCGTTACTGCTATAGATAAAGAAGATGGTAATATTACTAAGGATATTAAAGTTATAGAAAATACTGTAGATACAAGTAAACCAGGAACATATAAAGTAGTTTATGAAGTTACAGATAGTAAAGGAGCGACAGCAACTAAAACTATAACTGTAACAGTAATAAGTAATGATAAACCGGTAATAAGTGGTGCAGATAATATAAGTATAAAAGAAGGAACTCCATTTAATCCAATGGCCGGAGTTACTGCAACTGATACTGAAGATGGTAATATTACTAAAGACATTAAAGTAACTGGTATAGTTGATACAGACAAGCCTGGTAAATATGAATTAACATATACAGTAACTGATAAGGATGGTAATACTACTACGGTTAAAAGAACTGTAATTGTAAATCCTAAAATAGTAGAGATAAATGCAATTCCAGTAATAAATGCAGAAAACAAAACTATAAAAGTAGGGGATAAGTTTAATCCAATGACAGGGGTTACTGCTACAGATAAAGAAGATGGTAATATTACTAAAGATATTAAAGTTATAAAAAATACTGTAGATACAAGTAAACCAGGAACATATAAAGTAATTTATGAAGTGACAGATAGCCAAGGTGAAACAAGTACTAAAACTATTACTGTCACTGTTCAAAGTAATAGCAATAAAAATAATATGAATGTAAATAATATAACAAATACAAGTAACCCAAGTAATATACAACATAATAATCTATCTGATGAAACTAAACAGTCATTTTTAAGTAACCCTCAAACAGGAGATATTGGAGTTATGGGATATCTAGGGTTAGGAGCAACAGCTTTAGTAGGATTATTTGCAAATAGAAAGAAAAATAAATAA